One genomic segment of Kiritimatiella glycovorans includes these proteins:
- a CDS encoding amidophosphoribosyltransferase translates to MSGFFGVTSKHECVRDVFFGTDYHSHLGTLRGGMAVSNHAGLVHSIHDITNSPFRSKFDHELAELEGRSAIGVISDFEDQPLIIGSHLGNYAIATVGAVCNIDELRREAMDRGTHFSEMSGQHINPTEIIAMLINRGATFAEGLRHAQERVEGSASILLLTRDALYAARDRLGRTPVILGARKDTMAVTLETCAFPNLGFETVRDLGPGEVVRCTPEGAETLMPPGDREQICTFLWVYYGYPASSYAGINVEQTRYRCGRALARRDDADIDSVCGIPDSGTGHAVGYSNQSGTPYSRPFVKYTPTWPRSFMPQDQQVRDLVARMKLIPIRSLIENRRLLFCEDSIVRGTQLQDTLARLYSDYGARELHMRAACPPLLFGCPYLNFSRSKPELDLATRKAMIELEGREDGDPSAYVDPDGEAHRAMIDTIRRRLNLTSLRYQRLEDLVEAVGLPRERLCTYCWTGD, encoded by the coding sequence ATGAGCGGTTTTTTCGGGGTGACGTCGAAGCATGAATGCGTACGCGACGTCTTTTTCGGCACGGACTATCATTCTCATCTGGGCACGCTTCGCGGCGGCATGGCCGTAAGCAATCACGCCGGGCTGGTACACAGCATCCACGACATCACCAACAGCCCGTTCCGGTCGAAGTTCGACCATGAACTCGCGGAACTCGAAGGGCGCAGTGCGATCGGAGTGATCAGCGACTTCGAAGATCAGCCGCTGATCATCGGCTCCCATCTCGGCAATTACGCGATCGCCACCGTCGGCGCGGTGTGCAATATCGACGAACTCCGCCGGGAGGCGATGGACCGCGGGACGCATTTCAGCGAGATGAGCGGCCAGCACATCAATCCCACCGAAATCATTGCGATGCTCATCAACCGCGGCGCGACGTTTGCAGAGGGGCTGCGTCATGCCCAGGAGCGGGTGGAGGGATCGGCTTCCATCCTGCTGCTGACCCGCGACGCGCTGTATGCCGCACGCGACCGTCTCGGACGCACCCCCGTCATTCTCGGCGCCCGCAAGGACACGATGGCGGTAACGCTTGAGACCTGTGCCTTCCCCAACCTGGGATTCGAGACGGTACGCGACCTCGGCCCCGGTGAAGTCGTCCGCTGCACGCCCGAAGGCGCCGAGACGCTGATGCCGCCCGGCGACAGGGAGCAGATCTGCACTTTTCTCTGGGTCTATTACGGCTACCCCGCCTCGTCCTACGCGGGCATCAACGTCGAACAAACCCGCTATCGCTGCGGCCGCGCGCTGGCGCGGCGCGACGATGCGGACATCGATTCCGTCTGCGGGATTCCCGACTCGGGGACCGGGCATGCCGTCGGGTACAGCAATCAATCCGGGACCCCCTATTCGCGGCCGTTCGTCAAGTACACCCCGACCTGGCCGCGCAGCTTCATGCCCCAGGACCAGCAGGTGCGCGATCTGGTCGCGCGCATGAAGCTGATCCCGATACGTTCGCTGATCGAAAACCGGCGTCTGCTCTTCTGCGAGGATTCGATCGTACGGGGCACACAGCTGCAGGATACGCTGGCCCGGCTGTACAGCGATTACGGCGCGCGCGAACTTCACATGCGCGCGGCCTGCCCCCCGCTCCTCTTCGGCTGCCCTTATCTGAACTTCTCCCGTTCGAAGCCCGAACTCGACCTCGCCACGCGCAAGGCGATGATAGAACTCGAGGGCCGTGAGGACGGCGATCCGTCCGCTTACGTGGACCCGGACGGCGAGGCTCACCGGGCGATGATCGACACGATCCGCAGGCGCCTCAATCTCACCTCGCTGCGCTACCAGCGCCTTGAGGACCTGGTCGAGGCCGTCGGCCTGCCCCGCGAGCGCCTCTGCACGTACTGCTGGACGGGAGACTGA
- the glmS gene encoding glutamine--fructose-6-phosphate transaminase (isomerizing), with product MCGIIGCTGVDHVTPVLLEGLRRLEYRGYDSAGLAVLSGGRIQTRKTPGRLAGLEEACRARPVDGSPGIAHTRWATHGDPSELNAHPHLSGDGSIAVVHNGIIENYLQLRRELEAEGHVFLSETDTEVLPHLIEDERPRHESFREALRAALQRARGAYALGVVAAEDPQTVYAARQGSPLIIGIGRAKGEYYLASDVPAILNRIDEVIYLDEGQIATLHPEHGIAIETLDGEPVEEDRKKVELRSEDAEKAGFETFMLKEIHEQPRVIRGLLDRHLDAAGRIELADLPWDREFFRTLDRIMIVACGTAYHAGMYGRLLLENLTGLAVETDLASEFRYRNPKISGDTLVIAVSQSGETADTLASIRMAREIGCPVLSICNVPGSSIVRESDGVLFTDAGLEIGVASTKAYTAQQTAFILLALYAARLRDEVEPERSAELVEALRRIPDAIHYVLERQDAIRAIAEKHHDGASSLYLGRKFNYPTALEGALKNKEISYQHAEGYAAGEMKHGPIALINEYLPVICICTQTRDEVYDKVVSNLKEVEARNGRIIALVTEGDENASRLAEDLIAVPPTLDELSPVINVVALQLLAYYAAQARGTDIDKPRNLAKSVTVE from the coding sequence ATGTGTGGAATCATCGGTTGTACCGGAGTCGATCACGTCACCCCCGTCCTGCTCGAGGGACTGCGCAGGCTGGAATACCGCGGCTACGATTCGGCGGGCCTGGCGGTCCTTTCGGGCGGGCGCATCCAGACCCGCAAAACGCCCGGGCGTCTTGCGGGTCTGGAGGAAGCCTGCCGCGCCCGGCCCGTAGACGGCAGCCCCGGCATCGCCCACACCCGATGGGCGACGCACGGCGACCCCTCCGAACTCAATGCCCACCCCCACCTCAGCGGCGACGGCTCTATCGCGGTGGTGCATAACGGGATCATCGAGAACTACCTGCAACTGCGCCGGGAACTCGAGGCTGAGGGCCACGTTTTTCTCTCCGAAACCGACACGGAAGTCCTCCCCCATCTCATCGAAGATGAGCGCCCGCGGCACGAATCGTTCCGCGAAGCCCTGCGTGCAGCCCTGCAGCGAGCACGCGGCGCCTACGCGCTGGGGGTGGTCGCCGCCGAGGACCCCCAGACCGTGTACGCCGCGCGCCAGGGAAGTCCGCTGATCATCGGCATCGGCCGCGCAAAGGGCGAGTACTACCTCGCCAGCGATGTGCCCGCGATTCTCAACCGCATCGACGAGGTGATCTATCTCGACGAGGGCCAGATCGCCACCCTGCATCCGGAGCACGGCATCGCCATTGAAACACTCGACGGGGAGCCGGTGGAAGAGGACCGCAAAAAGGTCGAGCTGCGCTCTGAAGATGCGGAAAAGGCCGGGTTCGAAACCTTCATGCTCAAGGAGATCCACGAACAGCCGCGCGTGATCCGCGGTCTTCTCGACCGCCATCTCGACGCGGCCGGCCGGATCGAACTGGCCGACCTCCCCTGGGACCGCGAGTTTTTCCGCACCCTCGACCGGATCATGATCGTGGCCTGCGGCACGGCCTATCATGCCGGCATGTACGGCCGCCTGCTGCTCGAGAACCTGACCGGTCTCGCCGTGGAAACCGACCTCGCCAGCGAATTCCGCTACCGCAATCCCAAAATCTCCGGCGACACCCTCGTGATCGCCGTCTCCCAGTCCGGAGAAACCGCCGACACCCTCGCCTCGATCCGGATGGCGCGCGAAATCGGCTGCCCCGTGCTTTCGATCTGCAACGTGCCCGGCAGCAGCATCGTGCGTGAAAGCGACGGCGTCCTCTTCACCGACGCCGGCCTCGAGATCGGGGTCGCCTCGACCAAGGCCTACACCGCCCAGCAGACCGCCTTCATCCTGCTCGCCCTGTATGCCGCCCGGCTCCGGGATGAAGTCGAGCCCGAGCGCAGCGCGGAGCTGGTCGAGGCCCTCCGCCGCATTCCGGACGCGATCCACTACGTGCTCGAACGCCAGGATGCAATCAGGGCGATCGCCGAGAAACATCACGACGGCGCCAGCTCGCTGTATCTCGGGCGCAAATTCAATTACCCGACGGCGCTCGAGGGCGCGCTGAAAAACAAGGAGATCTCCTACCAGCATGCCGAGGGCTACGCCGCGGGCGAGATGAAGCACGGCCCGATCGCGCTGATTAACGAATATCTCCCCGTAATCTGCATATGCACGCAAACGCGCGACGAGGTGTACGACAAGGTCGTCTCCAACCTCAAGGAGGTCGAAGCCCGCAACGGGCGGATCATCGCGCTGGTCACCGAAGGGGACGAAAATGCGTCGCGCCTGGCGGAAGACCTGATCGCCGTACCGCCCACCCTCGACGAGCTTTCGCCCGTGATCAACGTCGTCGCCCTCCAGCTCCTCGCCTACTACGCCGCCCAGGCCCGCGGGACCGACATCGATAAGCCGCGCAACCTCGCGAAGAGCGTAACCGTCGAATAG
- a CDS encoding type II secretion system protein yields MKMFRRIIGKRGFTLVELLVVIAIIGILASILMPAIQDALLRGKALKVATNGRGLHQALVAQQTKSIYTTTAAIWPNPDDWSSSTDYFADMVESNVLNVSVSYFAAPGVPVAEDLQEFRSGGGQTDDTGNYNAWSAVENSANNISLPETAPLFFTRNLGIDTLSAANDVNPRELMGDNADFKQPFGADALCFVTKGGQSYALLDQDLKEEAFTRLFDVRNPTNNAALTHQVMNP; encoded by the coding sequence ATGAAAATGTTCCGTCGCATTATCGGGAAACGCGGTTTTACGCTTGTTGAGCTGCTGGTCGTCATCGCGATCATCGGTATTCTCGCTTCGATTCTCATGCCCGCCATTCAGGACGCGCTGCTTCGCGGTAAGGCGCTGAAAGTCGCCACCAACGGCCGCGGCCTGCACCAGGCACTCGTCGCCCAGCAGACCAAGAGCATTTACACGACCACCGCCGCGATCTGGCCCAATCCCGACGACTGGTCCTCGAGCACCGATTATTTCGCCGACATGGTCGAGAGCAATGTGCTGAATGTCTCGGTCTCCTATTTCGCCGCACCGGGCGTTCCGGTGGCGGAAGACCTGCAGGAATTCCGCAGCGGCGGCGGCCAGACCGACGACACGGGGAACTACAATGCCTGGAGCGCCGTGGAGAACTCGGCCAATAATATCAGCCTGCCCGAAACGGCCCCGCTGTTTTTCACGCGAAACCTCGGCATCGACACCCTCTCCGCGGCCAACGACGTGAATCCCCGCGAGCTTATGGGAGATAACGCGGACTTCAAGCAGCCGTTCGGCGCGGATGCGCTCTGTTTCGTGACCAAGGGCGGTCAGTCCTACGCGCTGTTGGATCAGGACCTGAAAGAGGAAGCGTTTACGCGTCTGTTCGACGTGCGCAATCCCACCAACAATGCGGCCCTGACGCATCAGGTCATGAACCCCTGA
- a CDS encoding protein-L-isoaspartate(D-aspartate) O-methyltransferase codes for MKHTREIMMERHLKGRGIRHPAVLRAMEETAREAFVSDELHGRAYDDRPLPIGNGQTISQPYIVAYMTEQLDPNPGDRVLEIGAGSGYQAAVLARIVREVITVEIIPSLAEQARETLAKLGITNVTVHEGDGNEGWIEEAPYDGIIATAAPERIPPALREQLARGGRMILPVGPAGGIQVLKLLRRDERGALHERELLEVRFVPMTR; via the coding sequence ATGAAACACACACGCGAGATCATGATGGAGCGTCACCTCAAAGGCCGCGGGATACGTCATCCCGCCGTGCTGCGGGCGATGGAGGAGACTGCGCGGGAGGCGTTTGTCTCGGACGAACTGCACGGCCGGGCCTACGACGACCGTCCCCTGCCGATCGGAAACGGGCAGACCATCTCGCAGCCCTACATCGTGGCGTACATGACCGAGCAGCTCGACCCGAACCCCGGTGACCGGGTACTGGAAATCGGAGCGGGTTCCGGTTACCAGGCGGCGGTGCTGGCCCGCATCGTGCGCGAGGTGATTACGGTGGAGATCATACCCTCGCTCGCCGAACAGGCCCGGGAAACTCTCGCGAAGCTCGGGATCACCAACGTCACCGTGCACGAGGGCGACGGGAACGAGGGGTGGATCGAAGAGGCGCCGTACGACGGGATCATCGCGACCGCCGCGCCGGAACGCATCCCCCCGGCACTCAGGGAGCAGCTTGCGCGGGGCGGGCGGATGATCCTGCCCGTGGGACCGGCGGGGGGCATTCAGGTGCTGAAACTGCTTCGCCGCGATGAACGCGGTGCGCTGCACGAGCGGGAACTGCTGGAGGTGCGGTTCGTGCCCATGACCCGCTGA
- a CDS encoding efflux RND transporter permease subunit codes for MILSNYAIKFRTAVFVFIVVLVALGAVSYVTLPREGYPDITISQVFVTAVYEGTAPADMEDLITIPVEKKLDELGNVKEIQSVSADSVSTIVIEFLPDVDIDTAIQRVKDKIDLARPDLPDDLDEPVVEGFNLSTDVPVMRFALSGDDDLARLKSVAEHLQEELERIPALHEARITGAREREIRVEFDPARMAVLGVGIGTVFERIEGENVTISAGNLEVAGHKFQVRVPGEFELPSRIEELILKTVRGRPVFLHDIAEVRDTYKDRTSIARLNGKPAVSIEITKRAGENTVGLIEEVQHVLETYTLPPDLEVTVVQDDSEHIHDMLSELENNIGSGFLLVIIVLCLFMGGRNSVFVGAAIPMSMLLTFMIMALLGLTLNMVVLFALILAVGMLVDNGIVIVENIYRLHCEGLSRLEAARRGASEVAWPVATSTLTTLAAFSPLLFWPDIIGEFMKFMPQTLIITLASSLFVALIINPAVCSVFIKADGRRDPHQEARRHPFVLGYEHLLRKALRCRAPVVVTGLLFLVLSVQLYERYGRGIILFPDVEPRFAQVEVKYPEGTQIEKTDATLRRIEGLVKDLPDIEFILSNAGQGTGEVIGGESEGTHLGSLYIEFVDEEERTTDTNLLVDRIRGRIPRAPGMDLKVTGEQAGPPREPPVSIELSGEDLDLLSSLARDVRRRISSVPGLVDLRMDYEDALPEFRFRVDRQRARLLELDTRGVGTFLRSSLYGIELRNEFRADEDEYEITVRMPEDQRDAFDYLDRIYVPRPDRPPVPLSSLGRFEYTAGQGIIRRKDLDRVITITGENEGRESEAILQDIIPIVDDMNFPSGYSVRYTGEKEDQQESGAFLSKAFGMALAGIVVILVIQFNSAVLPFIIMLTVALSTIGVCWGLLITREYFSIIMTGVGIISLAGIVVNNAIVLIDCINQQRSEKPVTEAIVRAGTLRLRPVLLTAATTILGLIPMAVGYSFEVHRFPPMLVEGGATSSFWAPMAIAVIFGLAVSTVLTLVLVPVLYSLADSLAERFRR; via the coding sequence ATGATCCTCTCCAATTACGCCATCAAGTTCCGGACGGCGGTGTTCGTCTTCATCGTCGTGCTCGTCGCGCTCGGAGCGGTCAGTTACGTGACCCTCCCCCGCGAGGGCTATCCGGATATCACCATCTCGCAGGTCTTCGTCACCGCCGTCTACGAAGGTACGGCCCCGGCCGACATGGAGGACCTGATCACCATCCCGGTCGAAAAGAAGCTCGACGAGCTGGGCAACGTGAAGGAGATCCAGTCCGTCTCCGCCGACAGCGTCTCGACGATCGTGATCGAGTTCCTGCCCGACGTGGATATCGACACCGCGATCCAGCGGGTGAAGGACAAGATCGACCTCGCCCGGCCGGATCTTCCCGACGATCTGGACGAACCGGTCGTGGAGGGGTTCAATCTCAGTACGGATGTGCCGGTGATGCGTTTCGCGCTCTCGGGCGACGACGATCTCGCGCGTCTGAAGAGCGTGGCGGAACACCTGCAGGAGGAACTGGAGCGCATTCCCGCGCTGCACGAGGCGCGGATCACCGGCGCGCGGGAGCGCGAGATCCGCGTCGAGTTCGATCCGGCCCGGATGGCGGTTTTGGGGGTCGGCATCGGTACGGTCTTCGAGCGCATCGAAGGCGAGAACGTCACCATCTCCGCCGGCAACCTGGAGGTCGCCGGTCACAAGTTCCAGGTCCGCGTCCCGGGAGAGTTCGAGCTGCCTTCACGGATCGAAGAACTCATCTTGAAGACCGTGCGCGGGCGGCCCGTCTTTCTGCACGACATCGCGGAGGTCCGCGATACCTACAAGGACCGCACCTCCATCGCACGGCTCAACGGGAAGCCCGCGGTCTCGATCGAGATCACCAAGCGCGCCGGCGAGAATACCGTCGGGCTTATCGAAGAAGTCCAGCACGTACTGGAGACCTACACGCTGCCCCCCGACCTCGAGGTCACGGTGGTGCAGGACGACTCCGAGCACATCCACGACATGCTCAGCGAACTGGAGAACAATATCGGCTCCGGCTTTCTGCTGGTGATCATCGTGCTGTGCCTGTTCATGGGCGGGCGCAACAGCGTCTTCGTCGGCGCGGCCATCCCCATGTCGATGCTGCTCACGTTCATGATCATGGCGCTGCTCGGGCTGACGCTCAACATGGTGGTGCTCTTTGCGCTGATCCTCGCCGTGGGCATGCTGGTCGACAACGGCATCGTCATCGTCGAAAACATCTACCGCCTGCACTGCGAGGGCCTCTCGCGGCTCGAGGCCGCACGGCGGGGCGCGTCGGAGGTGGCCTGGCCGGTGGCGACGTCGACCCTGACCACGCTGGCGGCGTTCTCCCCCCTGCTCTTCTGGCCGGACATCATCGGCGAGTTCATGAAGTTCATGCCGCAGACGCTGATCATCACCCTGGCGTCCTCGCTGTTCGTGGCGCTGATCATCAATCCCGCCGTCTGCTCGGTGTTCATCAAGGCCGACGGGCGGCGCGACCCGCATCAGGAGGCCCGGCGACATCCGTTCGTGCTGGGCTACGAACATCTGCTCCGCAAGGCGCTGCGCTGCCGTGCGCCGGTGGTCGTGACGGGGCTGCTCTTCCTCGTGCTCAGCGTCCAGCTCTACGAACGCTACGGCCGCGGGATCATCCTCTTCCCGGATGTCGAGCCGCGCTTCGCGCAGGTGGAGGTCAAGTACCCCGAGGGGACGCAGATCGAGAAGACCGACGCCACCCTGCGCAGGATTGAAGGGCTGGTGAAGGATCTGCCCGACATCGAGTTCATTCTGTCCAATGCCGGCCAGGGCACGGGCGAGGTGATCGGCGGCGAGAGTGAGGGCACCCACCTCGGCTCGCTCTACATCGAGTTCGTGGACGAGGAGGAGCGGACGACGGACACGAACCTGCTCGTCGACCGCATTCGCGGACGGATCCCCAGGGCTCCCGGGATGGACCTCAAGGTCACGGGCGAGCAGGCCGGGCCGCCGCGCGAGCCGCCGGTCAGCATCGAACTCTCCGGGGAAGACCTCGACCTGCTATCCAGCCTGGCGCGCGACGTCCGGCGCCGTATCTCCAGCGTGCCCGGGCTGGTCGACCTGCGCATGGACTACGAGGACGCGCTGCCCGAATTCCGGTTTCGGGTGGACCGCCAGCGCGCCCGGCTGCTGGAGCTGGATACGCGCGGCGTGGGCACGTTCCTGCGTTCCTCGCTCTACGGGATCGAGCTGCGAAATGAATTCCGCGCGGACGAGGACGAATACGAAATCACCGTGCGCATGCCCGAGGACCAGCGCGATGCGTTCGACTACCTCGACCGGATCTACGTCCCGCGCCCCGATCGCCCTCCCGTGCCGCTCAGTTCGCTCGGGCGCTTCGAGTATACCGCGGGCCAGGGAATCATCCGGCGCAAGGACCTCGACCGCGTGATCACCATCACGGGCGAGAACGAGGGCCGCGAATCCGAGGCGATCCTGCAGGACATCATTCCGATCGTCGACGACATGAATTTCCCGTCGGGCTACTCCGTGCGGTACACCGGGGAGAAAGAGGATCAGCAGGAATCCGGCGCGTTTCTCAGCAAGGCTTTCGGCATGGCGCTCGCCGGTATCGTCGTTATCCTCGTCATTCAGTTCAACTCCGCCGTGCTCCCGTTCATCATCATGCTGACCGTGGCCCTCTCCACGATCGGCGTGTGCTGGGGGCTGCTGATCACCCGCGAGTACTTCAGCATTATCATGACCGGCGTGGGCATCATAAGCCTGGCCGGGATCGTGGTGAACAACGCGATCGTGCTGATCGACTGCATCAACCAGCAGCGCAGCGAAAAGCCGGTCACCGAAGCGATCGTGCGCGCGGGCACGCTCCGGCTGCGTCCGGTGCTGCTGACCGCGGCGACGACGATCCTCGGCCTGATCCCGATGGCGGTCGGCTACAGTTTCGAGGTACACCGCTTCCCGCCGATGCTCGTGGAGGGCGGAGCGACGTCGTCGTTCTGGGCGCCGATGGCGATCGCCGTCATCTTCGGTCTCGCGGTCTCGACCGTCCTGACGCTTGTCCTGGTTCCCGTGCTCTACTCGCTCGCCGACTCGCTCGCGGAGAGATTTCGGCGATAA
- a CDS encoding efflux RND transporter periplasmic adaptor subunit: MNPKNKQRLLWGVPVAIAVLIALLSIFQPEEAAPPPVKPDPASVAVMPVRLQEAPDRAPLPGVVMPDADAVLAAEQAGTITKLRVDRGDRVKRGDLLLQIDDRIQRAALMRAEAAERETGRTLERTRELRTTGAVSEEQLDRAERAHDEAAAALQEAKTRVDQCRVAAPFDGFVNDRMVEKGEYVSPGTPLFRVLDNRPMKLVFDVPERDVPAVRNGEPVTFRISSLGDTVYTARVDFVAEQMSDDHHAYRVECTIREPTETLRGGMIAEIGFVRGTLPDTALLPLTAVIPSQGEHIVYLIEDEIARRSRVRVEATSDRYALITTGIPDGALVAVEGHRTLSDGQPVRVTRTNAPPSTEKVP, translated from the coding sequence ATGAATCCGAAGAATAAACAGCGGCTGCTCTGGGGCGTGCCCGTCGCGATTGCAGTGCTCATCGCCCTGCTTTCCATCTTCCAGCCCGAGGAAGCGGCCCCGCCGCCCGTGAAACCCGACCCGGCGAGCGTGGCCGTCATGCCGGTACGGCTGCAGGAGGCCCCCGACCGCGCCCCGCTCCCGGGCGTGGTCATGCCCGACGCCGACGCCGTGCTGGCGGCCGAGCAGGCGGGTACGATCACGAAACTCAGGGTCGATCGCGGGGACCGGGTGAAGCGCGGGGACCTGCTGCTGCAGATCGACGACCGTATTCAGCGCGCGGCGCTGATGCGCGCGGAAGCCGCGGAGCGCGAGACGGGCCGCACCCTGGAACGCACCCGCGAGCTGCGCACAACCGGCGCCGTCTCGGAAGAGCAGCTCGACCGCGCGGAACGCGCGCACGATGAAGCGGCCGCCGCGCTGCAGGAAGCGAAAACGCGCGTCGACCAGTGCCGGGTCGCCGCCCCCTTCGACGGCTTCGTCAATGACCGGATGGTGGAGAAAGGCGAATACGTCTCGCCGGGCACCCCGCTCTTCCGGGTGCTCGACAACCGGCCGATGAAGCTCGTGTTCGATGTCCCCGAACGCGATGTGCCCGCGGTGCGGAATGGCGAACCCGTGACCTTCCGCATCTCCTCTCTCGGAGACACGGTCTACACGGCGCGTGTGGATTTCGTCGCCGAACAGATGAGTGATGACCACCACGCGTATAGGGTGGAGTGCACCATCCGTGAACCGACCGAAACCCTGCGCGGCGGAATGATCGCCGAAATCGGCTTCGTGCGCGGAACGCTCCCGGACACCGCGCTCCTGCCGCTGACCGCGGTCATCCCCTCCCAGGGGGAACACATCGTCTATCTGATCGAAGATGAGATCGCGCGGCGGAGCCGCGTGCGGGTCGAGGCCACCTCGGACCGCTACGCACTGATCACCACCGGCATACCCGACGGCGCGCTCGTCGCCGTCGAGGGCCACCGCACCCTGTCCGACGGCCAGCCCGTCCGCGTCACCCGGACCAACGCACCGCCGTCCACGGAAAAGGTCCCATGA
- a CDS encoding TolC family protein, translating to MKRLGVIAVLLATAYTARAADTHAPVYTLEECIDLGLEQAIRMRNARRDVEIAEAGITEARAAALPQASLSAQYERLDEATLAGRENRTVSGRLEQLLFAGGRVRSAVRAARAYRGLVSDGVDLSRASLIRDIRLGFHGVLLAREQVEVREQSVATLRDFVEDATAAYRAGAASEFDQLSAEVRLANERPALIDARNRLETAKRRFRDLVYLEPETFRLRGELAYRPFPYEYHELLSGIDARRPELRRQEDTIRLREADVAHARSEYFPEITAGGNYLFQKPDPYSFFLSDRGGWEDSWTLTLSAEWPIFTGLSRRARIAQRRLEVTKAEDTLRDLRRQVELEVRTQWLELKRAESLIDSTAKNVTRAERALEIARTRYRAGRGTQLEYTQANLDLSTARLQHVEALRDYADAEARLRYAAGLTRKERSDESEE from the coding sequence GTGAAGCGCCTGGGGGTCATCGCGGTCCTCCTGGCCACAGCGTACACCGCCCGCGCGGCAGACACTCATGCGCCGGTCTACACGCTCGAGGAGTGCATCGACCTCGGGCTGGAACAGGCGATCCGGATGCGCAACGCACGGCGCGATGTCGAAATCGCCGAGGCGGGGATCACCGAGGCGCGGGCCGCCGCCCTGCCGCAGGCCTCGCTCTCCGCACAGTATGAACGCCTGGACGAGGCCACCCTCGCCGGCCGGGAAAACCGGACGGTCAGCGGCCGGCTGGAACAGCTCCTGTTCGCCGGCGGGCGGGTCCGCTCCGCCGTGCGCGCGGCCCGGGCCTACCGCGGACTGGTTTCCGACGGCGTCGACCTCTCCCGCGCCTCGCTGATCCGCGACATCCGGCTCGGGTTCCACGGCGTGCTGCTCGCCCGCGAACAGGTGGAGGTCCGGGAACAGTCCGTCGCCACGCTGCGCGATTTTGTCGAAGACGCCACCGCCGCCTATCGCGCGGGCGCCGCCTCGGAATTCGATCAGCTCAGCGCCGAAGTACGGCTGGCCAACGAACGCCCGGCGCTGATCGATGCGCGCAACCGGCTCGAGACGGCGAAGCGGCGGTTCCGCGATCTCGTGTATCTGGAACCCGAAACGTTCCGGCTCCGGGGCGAACTCGCCTACCGGCCGTTCCCCTACGAGTATCACGAACTGCTCTCCGGAATCGACGCTCGGCGGCCCGAGCTGCGGCGTCAGGAGGACACGATCCGCCTGCGCGAGGCCGATGTGGCCCACGCCCGCAGCGAGTACTTCCCGGAGATCACGGCCGGCGGAAACTACCTGTTCCAGAAGCCCGATCCCTATTCTTTCTTCCTGTCCGACCGCGGGGGATGGGAGGACAGCTGGACGCTGACGCTTTCGGCCGAGTGGCCGATCTTCACGGGGTTGAGCCGTCGCGCGCGGATCGCGCAGCGCAGACTCGAAGTCACCAAAGCCGAAGATACCCTGCGCGACCTGCGCCGGCAGGTCGAACTCGAGGTGCGGACCCAGTGGCTCGAACTCAAGCGCGCCGAGTCGCTCATCGACAGCACCGCAAAGAACGTCACCCGCGCCGAACGCGCCCTCGAGATCGCCCGTACGCGCTACCGCGCCGGCCGCGGCACCCAGCTCGAATACACGCAGGCGAATCTCGACCTCAGCACCGCCCGGCTCCAGCATGTCGAGGCGCTGCGCGATTACGCCGATGCCGAAGCGCGGCTCCGCTACGCCGCAGGACTTACCCGCAAGGAGCGTTCCGATGAATCCGAAGAATAA
- a CDS encoding MarR family winged helix-turn-helix transcriptional regulator, with protein MGLSIDTFAERMIELMPEMHLLMMRRTRHAVARGDLSLPQFWALYHLHKQAPCPVHSLAEHLNLSFSSASELIDRLVHAKYIVRERSREDRRVVHLKLTAKGRRTVEKIFDEQRESIKEIFRPLNAEERETYTRLMARTLEDQ; from the coding sequence ATGGGTTTATCAATCGACACCTTCGCGGAACGCATGATTGAGCTGATGCCGGAGATGCATCTGCTGATGATGCGGCGTACGCGCCACGCGGTCGCCCGCGGCGATCTCTCACTGCCGCAGTTCTGGGCCCTCTATCATCTCCACAAACAGGCCCCCTGCCCCGTGCACAGTCTGGCGGAGCATCTGAATCTCAGCTTCTCCTCGGCTTCCGAGCTGATCGACCGGCTCGTACACGCGAAGTATATCGTGCGCGAGCGCAGCCGCGAGGACCGGCGCGTAGTGCATCTGAAGCTCACGGCGAAGGGCCGTCGGACAGTGGAGAAGATCTTCGATGAGCAGCGCGAGAGCATCAAAGAGATCTTCCGTCCGCTCAATGCCGAGGAGCGCGAAACCTACACCCGGCTCATGGCCCGCACCCTGGAGGACCAGTGA